A genomic region of Nostoc sp. UHCC 0702 contains the following coding sequences:
- a CDS encoding peptidylprolyl isomerase — translation MESLSFLTVNDQPITIDKAVKYLQASGKLAQFIGDILRQHVIEQEIQTRDDIEISPALTEQAIIDFRLNNKLTEPQTFQEWLKSNGTDYTTFHTSVAFSFKLEKLKALVTEPKLPEYFIERKIFLDRVILSRLVVKNRELSEELQTQIEEGGNFEQLAREYSVADDRIVNGMMGPISRGTMPDKLRAAIDAASPGQLVGPIEIEGSYGLFRVEQFVPASLEDTQLKQALQNELFEKWLAQKIQKLTVKLQVS, via the coding sequence ATGGAATCTTTATCATTTTTGACAGTCAACGACCAGCCAATTACTATTGACAAGGCAGTAAAATATCTGCAAGCCTCTGGAAAATTAGCACAATTCATTGGTGATATTCTTCGTCAGCACGTCATCGAGCAAGAAATACAAACCCGAGACGATATTGAAATCAGCCCAGCTTTAACAGAACAGGCAATTATCGACTTTCGCCTTAACAACAAACTTACTGAACCCCAAACTTTTCAAGAATGGTTAAAGAGTAATGGCACAGATTACACGACATTTCACACATCAGTTGCTTTTAGCTTTAAATTAGAAAAACTCAAAGCTTTAGTGACAGAACCAAAACTTCCAGAATATTTTATTGAACGTAAGATTTTCCTGGATCGGGTGATTCTCTCTCGGCTCGTTGTTAAGAATCGAGAACTCAGTGAAGAACTACAAACCCAAATCGAAGAAGGAGGTAACTTTGAACAACTAGCTAGAGAGTATTCAGTAGCAGATGACCGAATTGTCAACGGCATGATGGGGCCCATCAGCCGAGGAACAATGCCAGATAAACTCAGAGCTGCTATTGATGCGGCAAGCCCTGGACAACTGGTAGGGCCAATAGAAATCGAAGGAAGTTATGGTTTGTTTCGAGTAGAACAATTTGTGCCAGCTTCTTTAGAAGATACTCAACTCAAGCAAGCATTACAAAATGAATTATTTGAAAAATGGCTAGCCCAGAAAATTCAAAAGCTGACAGTCAAACTACAAGTGAGCTAA